From a region of the [Eubacterium] eligens ATCC 27750 genome:
- a CDS encoding calcium/sodium antiporter produces MEYLLLLIGFMLLIKGADFFVEGSSSLAKILKVPSVIIGLTIVAMGTSAPEASVSINAALSGSNDIAISNVVGSNIFNGLVVVGICAFIAGFSTNRDILKRDMPVNIIITAILCFMFIDGRLSRIEGIILLAGMAAYITCMIISALKNREEAEDCKIMPLPKSLLYIAGGLIAVIFGGNLVVDKACIIAANFGVSQNFIGLTIVAIGTSLPELVTSIVATRKGDSGLALGNAIGSNIFNILFILGMSAAIQPLHVLSESLIDCIILLASGIVLFLFAFTKKTMSRWEGAACILMYVGYTAYLFVR; encoded by the coding sequence ATGGAATATTTGTTACTACTCATCGGTTTCATGCTATTAATAAAAGGCGCGGATTTCTTCGTGGAGGGAAGTTCTTCCCTTGCCAAAATCCTTAAAGTACCAAGCGTTATCATCGGACTTACCATTGTTGCAATGGGGACCAGTGCCCCTGAAGCATCTGTTAGTATTAACGCTGCCCTTTCTGGCAGTAATGACATTGCAATCAGCAATGTTGTTGGTTCTAACATATTTAATGGTCTTGTCGTTGTAGGTATCTGTGCATTTATAGCAGGATTTTCTACTAACCGTGACATTCTCAAGCGTGATATGCCTGTTAATATCATAATAACTGCTATTCTTTGCTTTATGTTTATTGATGGCAGACTTTCAAGAATTGAAGGCATTATTCTCCTTGCCGGAATGGCAGCTTACATCACATGCATGATAATATCAGCACTTAAAAACAGGGAAGAAGCTGAGGATTGTAAAATAATGCCTCTGCCTAAGAGTCTTCTTTATATTGCCGGTGGTCTTATAGCAGTAATATTCGGTGGTAATCTTGTTGTAGATAAAGCCTGTATCATAGCTGCCAACTTTGGTGTAAGCCAGAATTTCATAGGTCTTACAATAGTCGCAATCGGAACATCCCTGCCTGAGCTTGTAACTTCTATAGTTGCCACAAGGAAAGGTGACAGCGGACTCGCACTTGGCAATGCAATCGGCTCTAACATATTTAATATATTATTTATCTTAGGAATGTCTGCTGCGATACAGCCTCTTCACGTTCTTTCTGAATCACTTATTGACTGTATCATACTTCTTGCCAGTGGAATTGTATTATTTCTCTTCGCATTTACCAAGAAGACAATGAGCAGATGGGAAGGTGCTGCATGTATTCTTATGTATGTGGGATATACGGCATATCTTTTTGTACGCTAA
- a CDS encoding hybrid sensor histidine kinase/response regulator, producing MENNTITRKKRKRIWPIEIIAGLFIMMIVFFIAVNVDIKTTQETLSDTAHYINEQCNSFTRLNLASETKSLLRVIESAQQIKHNITYERSLSDKDIFTEEFIKKNMQECYLTAVIIMDSKGNLIAQEYTDEYGADELNEYLDSTSLIDVVDNTEKTYAIRIDCEDGSYVDLAACGMADSSGIVVVYYHTPAEYVNNYNLSFTHILSGYDDREDGKIVVTKGNQIIASNDDSMVGEDIDKYNVIKKIKETGASGKIVHADSNRRWGSHNYGLMERGRDYYVYVYMPERNVFKTTPRNMQYTFVAYMFAVLVLNMMRWKTVQGYEREQYEMQQQYAKTLQEKNEQLQEAVRREEKANAAKTDFLSRMTHDIRTPLNGIIGLLRIDESHKEDTDMINTNRKKMSIAANHLLSLINDILQMSKLEDGQIELSREIVDLNKLAKDIITIVEQRASDSGVNLKYDKVAGKVMYPYVYGSPLHLRQLFLNIYANCIKYNKAGGMVSTYFKCIGTQDGIVTYEWTVTDTGIGMSEEFLEHIFEPFVQEKTDARSVYQGTGLGMAIVKSLVDKMNGTISVTSKEGEGSTFVIRIPFEIASKVEEITDDKEKSSNDISGIKILLAEDNELNAEIAQTLLVDEGANVTVVSDGEQAVREFTRCAPHTYDVILMDIMMPKLDGIAATKAIRAMERPDAVEIPIIAMTANAFEEDARKCVEAGMNAHLSKPLQMDVVVGTIAEYYKR from the coding sequence ATGGAAAATAATACCATTACCAGAAAGAAAAGAAAAAGAATATGGCCGATTGAGATTATAGCAGGCCTGTTTATAATGATGATTGTGTTTTTTATTGCTGTAAATGTTGATATAAAAACTACACAGGAAACACTTTCAGATACTGCGCATTATATTAATGAACAGTGCAACAGCTTTACAAGACTTAATCTTGCGTCAGAAACCAAGAGCCTGCTCAGGGTAATTGAAAGTGCGCAGCAGATAAAACATAATATCACATATGAGCGCAGCCTTTCAGATAAAGATATATTTACAGAAGAATTTATCAAAAAGAATATGCAGGAATGTTATCTGACGGCAGTTATAATCATGGATTCAAAAGGTAATCTTATAGCACAGGAATATACAGATGAATATGGTGCAGATGAGCTTAACGAATATCTTGACAGTACTTCACTTATTGATGTTGTTGATAATACTGAAAAAACATACGCAATAAGAATTGACTGTGAAGATGGTTCATATGTTGACCTTGCAGCATGTGGTATGGCGGATTCAAGTGGGATAGTTGTTGTTTATTACCACACACCGGCAGAGTATGTTAATAATTACAATCTTTCATTTACACATATATTATCAGGTTATGATGACAGGGAAGATGGAAAGATTGTTGTTACAAAGGGAAATCAGATAATAGCGTCTAATGATGACAGTATGGTTGGTGAAGATATTGATAAATATAATGTTATTAAGAAGATAAAGGAGACTGGTGCAAGTGGCAAAATAGTACATGCTGATAGTAACAGAAGGTGGGGTTCACATAATTATGGTCTTATGGAACGTGGGAGAGATTATTATGTGTATGTTTATATGCCGGAAAGAAATGTTTTTAAGACAACACCAAGAAATATGCAGTATACATTTGTTGCCTATATGTTTGCTGTACTTGTACTTAATATGATGCGCTGGAAAACGGTTCAGGGATATGAGCGTGAACAGTATGAAATGCAGCAGCAGTATGCAAAGACACTGCAGGAAAAAAATGAACAGCTACAGGAGGCAGTACGCCGAGAGGAAAAGGCTAATGCTGCCAAGACTGATTTCTTATCAAGAATGACACATGATATAAGGACGCCGCTTAATGGCATAATCGGATTGTTAAGAATTGATGAGAGCCATAAAGAAGATACAGATATGATTAATACTAACAGAAAGAAAATGTCAATAGCTGCTAATCATCTTTTATCACTTATTAATGACATTCTCCAGATGAGTAAGTTAGAGGATGGCCAGATTGAGCTTTCAAGAGAGATTGTGGATCTTAACAAGCTTGCAAAGGATATTATTACTATAGTTGAACAGCGTGCCTCAGATTCAGGTGTCAATCTTAAGTATGACAAGGTGGCAGGAAAAGTTATGTATCCATATGTATACGGAAGTCCTCTGCATTTACGCCAGTTATTTCTAAATATATACGCTAACTGCATCAAATATAATAAAGCAGGAGGAATGGTTTCAACATATTTTAAATGTATTGGAACACAGGATGGAATTGTTACATATGAATGGACTGTTACTGATACGGGAATTGGCATGAGTGAAGAATTTCTTGAACATATATTTGAACCATTTGTACAGGAAAAGACAGATGCCAGAAGTGTTTATCAGGGAACAGGACTTGGTATGGCTATTGTTAAGAGTCTGGTTGACAAAATGAATGGAACAATTAGTGTCACAAGCAAGGAAGGGGAAGGCTCAACATTTGTAATCAGAATTCCTTTCGAGATTGCAAGCAAAGTTGAAGAAATAACGGATGATAAGGAAAAGAGCAGTAATGATATTTCGGGAATTAAGATTCTGCTAGCAGAGGATAATGAACTTAATGCTGAGATTGCACAGACTCTTCTGGTGGATGAAGGCGCTAATGTTACTGTTGTCAGTGATGGTGAGCAGGCTGTCAGGGAATTTACAAGGTGTGCACCACATACATATGATGTGATTCTTATGGATATTATGATGCCAAAGCTTGACGGAATTGCCGCAACAAAAGCTATAAGAGCTATGGAAAGACCTGATGCTGTGGAGATTCCGATAATTGCAATGACAGCCAATGCATTTGAGGAGGATGCCAGAAAATGTGTTGAAGCCGGAATGAATGCACATCTGTCGAAGCCTTTACAGATGGATGTTGTAGTTGGTACAATTGCAGAGTATTATAAAAGATAA
- a CDS encoding substrate-binding periplasmic protein, whose amino-acid sequence MLSIYAASFYGCGKKEWSDSHNNEAGLPEIVIGSDNYPPYNYVDTDGNATGIDVELATEAFKRMGYKARFIYIDWEDKKNLLADRTIDCAWGSFSMDGRENEYRWAGPYMTSRQVVAVNMESDIYSLEDLEGKTIAVQTTTRPEKIFLSKTDERIPAIRSLIALQKRELIYPFLSKGYADALAAHETAIRQYMEDYNIKFRILDEPLETVGLGVAFDKNDDRGIEKQLTEILNQMRNDGTEKKIISRYIPDADKYLEVDSYGK is encoded by the coding sequence ATGCTAAGCATATATGCAGCTTCTTTTTATGGCTGTGGGAAAAAAGAATGGTCAGACAGCCACAATAATGAGGCTGGATTGCCGGAAATAGTCATAGGAAGTGATAACTATCCGCCATATAATTATGTTGATACAGATGGCAATGCTACTGGAATTGATGTTGAGCTTGCTACGGAAGCATTTAAAAGAATGGGCTATAAGGCCAGATTCATATATATTGACTGGGAGGATAAGAAGAATCTTCTTGCTGACAGAACAATTGATTGTGCATGGGGAAGCTTTAGCATGGATGGCAGGGAGAATGAATACAGATGGGCAGGACCTTATATGACCAGCCGTCAGGTTGTTGCTGTGAATATGGAAAGTGATATATATTCTCTTGAGGATCTGGAAGGAAAGACGATTGCAGTACAGACTACAACAAGACCTGAGAAGATATTTCTTAGCAAGACTGATGAGCGTATCCCGGCTATAAGGTCATTAATAGCTTTGCAGAAGAGAGAACTTATATATCCTTTTTTAAGCAAAGGCTATGCAGATGCTCTGGCAGCTCATGAAACTGCAATACGCCAGTACATGGAAGATTATAATATTAAGTTCAGGATTCTTGACGAACCATTAGAGACAGTAGGACTGGGAGTAGCATTTGACAAAAATGATGACCGTGGGATAGAGAAGCAGCTTACAGAAATTCTTAACCAGATGAGAAATGATGGTACAGAGAAGAAGATAATCAGCAGATATATTCCTGATGCTGATAAATATCTGGAGGTGGACAGTTATGGAAAATAA
- a CDS encoding zinc ribbon domain-containing protein has protein sequence MKCNNCGAPIQMNQKFCPNCGSPNVEFKKHIDDMEQYNKKFNSTRSKVIGNSKWFVKYIAPITALVITMTALTLAIIGKNSMIGYDIARKNQQKYYSSHSDEIQTKLKLLLEAGDYATLYSMDYVGDCSIKDNDDKYAWNDFYNVAGDYVYIRKGIISMMERNNSSYYGDEYMNTISRAVADMEDILSRRLNLSYHSVSKESIKYINDIYEKSHELLKAYCNLTDEDIAGLPDMSQADILTLITRRSFE, from the coding sequence ATGAAATGTAATAATTGCGGCGCACCCATACAGATGAATCAGAAGTTCTGTCCTAATTGCGGCTCACCAAATGTGGAATTTAAGAAGCATATTGATGATATGGAACAATATAATAAAAAGTTTAACAGCACGCGTTCCAAAGTAATTGGTAACAGCAAATGGTTTGTGAAATATATTGCACCAATAACAGCTCTTGTTATAACAATGACTGCACTTACACTGGCTATTATTGGTAAAAATTCAATGATTGGATACGACATAGCAAGAAAAAATCAGCAGAAATATTATTCATCCCATAGTGATGAAATCCAGACAAAACTAAAGCTTCTGTTAGAAGCAGGAGACTATGCAACTCTGTACAGTATGGATTATGTGGGAGATTGTTCAATAAAGGATAATGATGATAAATACGCATGGAATGATTTTTACAATGTCGCAGGTGATTATGTGTATATAAGAAAAGGTATAATAAGTATGATGGAAAGGAATAATTCATCATATTATGGCGACGAATATATGAATACTATTTCAAGGGCTGTTGCGGACATGGAAGATATTCTCAGCAGACGTTTAAATTTATCGTATCATAGTGTGTCGAAAGAAAGTATTAAGTATATAAATGATATATATGAAAAATCACATGAACTGTTAAAGGCATACTGCAATCTGACAGATGAGGACATAGCCGGACTTCCTGATATGTCACAGGCAGATATACTTACACTCATTACAAGGAGGAGCTTTGAATGA
- a CDS encoding 6-carboxytetrahydropterin synthase, whose product MAVNMYREYRLKFYLNMRHYIIINEVKGETHPHTWEFALDIKFSRNLFVEFNIFEQGISQFLEQYQNKILNEAEPFDSMMPTLENVTDYFAEEFFKIIYKTGGMLTRVEASETPTRSYIVNIAEQERNSILNKKADEKIISEVMDAVLDDIVKQ is encoded by the coding sequence ATGGCAGTTAATATGTACAGGGAATACAGACTGAAATTTTACCTTAATATGAGACATTATATTATCATTAATGAGGTTAAAGGTGAAACTCACCCACATACATGGGAGTTTGCACTGGATATTAAGTTTTCAAGAAATTTATTTGTTGAATTCAATATATTTGAACAGGGAATTTCGCAGTTCCTTGAACAGTATCAGAATAAGATTCTTAATGAAGCAGAGCCGTTTGATTCAATGATGCCTACACTTGAGAATGTTACTGATTATTTTGCAGAAGAATTTTTTAAGATTATATATAAGACAGGTGGCATGCTCACAAGAGTTGAGGCTAGTGAAACTCCTACAAGAAGCTATATTGTAAATATAGCGGAGCAGGAACGTAATTCAATATTGAATAAGAAAGCTGATGAAAAGATAATATCAGAGGTTATGGACGCAGTGCTGGACGATATTGTTAAGCAGTGA
- the pdxS gene encoding pyridoxal 5'-phosphate synthase lyase subunit PdxS codes for MTTNSQYELNKGLAQMLKGGVIMDVTTPEQAKIAEAAGACAVMALERIPADIRAAGGVSRMSDPKMIKGIQDAVSIPVMAKCRIGHFVEAQILQAVEIDYIDESEVLSPADDIYHIDKTQFKVPFVCGARDLGEALRRINEGASMIRTKGEPGTGDVVQAVRHMRKMNSEIRKITSMQKDELFEEAKQLQVPYDLVLYVHDNGKLPVVNFAAGGVATPADAALMMQLGAEGVFVGSGIFKSGNPAKRASAIVQAVTNYTDAALIAKLSEDLGEAMVGINPSEIQIIMEERGR; via the coding sequence ATGACAACAAATTCACAATATGAATTAAACAAAGGACTTGCACAGATGTTAAAGGGTGGCGTAATCATGGATGTTACTACTCCTGAGCAGGCTAAGATTGCAGAGGCCGCTGGTGCATGTGCTGTTATGGCACTTGAGAGAATCCCTGCCGATATCAGGGCTGCAGGTGGTGTTTCGCGTATGAGCGACCCTAAGATGATTAAAGGTATTCAGGATGCTGTAAGTATTCCTGTTATGGCAAAATGCCGTATTGGTCATTTCGTTGAAGCACAGATTTTACAGGCAGTTGAGATCGACTATATTGATGAATCTGAAGTATTATCTCCTGCTGATGATATATATCATATTGATAAAACCCAGTTCAAAGTACCTTTCGTATGTGGTGCAAGAGATTTAGGAGAAGCATTAAGAAGAATCAATGAAGGTGCTTCCATGATAAGAACAAAAGGTGAACCTGGTACGGGGGATGTTGTTCAGGCTGTACGACACATGAGAAAGATGAATTCTGAAATCAGAAAAATAACATCTATGCAAAAGGACGAGCTTTTCGAGGAAGCTAAACAGTTACAGGTTCCATATGACCTTGTCCTCTATGTACATGATAATGGAAAGCTTCCTGTAGTAAACTTTGCTGCCGGAGGTGTTGCTACTCCTGCAGATGCTGCTCTTATGATGCAGTTAGGTGCTGAAGGTGTATTTGTAGGTTCTGGTATATTCAAGTCTGGAAATCCTGCTAAGAGAGCTTCTGCCATAGTTCAGGCTGTCACTAACTACACAGATGCTGCACTTATTGCTAAATTATCAGAAGATTTGGGCGAAGCCATGGTTGGTATTAATCCTAGCGAAATACAGATAATCATGGAAGAAAGAGGCAGATAA
- a CDS encoding 6-pyruvoyl-tetrahydropterin synthase-related protein, which yields MKKKNKAIYLLFLMPFVYFATACFVVWLVKTSGIYPSGSDTMYHVYRGDYVYNAIKSGNWYPLYDSAWYNGVEILRYWSPFPAYVMAFCQYLAGGSQFGAYLFYIGGVCFLGACVWPFIGRGFNRPYLGAFIGLLWFFMPNNLCAIFIEGNLARSLSMIFLPVFIYSVYKYLYNHKLRYIPLMVFTFLLMELCHLGYAGMVAIAVIIYGIVYMIQKGRKKAVLDVVISMIFGFMLLGIWLVASLRGGITSLDNSENMANFFQNLWTTINPFERLTRGFEYFYFGFAALVVIVFGILFGYKKSRTGFVTGFIILLMTTKSAYAVLKHLPGSQYLWMLRFISIALCMILMSFLMWDRLKKTLVLMLCVLLVVDTIPSLSLIVGEHNDISVQERMAARQDSTLISSAQAVTKQRLALMDESILGATGSWLVSDYGNPVDATFGAGREAANTSANIVNLNKAFAQGDFLYVFDRCLELGDDSVLVKKSLLKQYNNSLYDLEAAANTVGYKKVEQNSDYILYHIETPDNWGVISSYRAVAIGSGAAAISMQFPAVKTADSANLNDYTYEELSGYKEVFLNGFTYDDKETAEDLVLRLSRAGVKVIIYADGIPKDKRTHSQNFLGVTCSLITFHNGYPDMDTRIGTIYPDMFPQGHTTWNTVYIDGLDTVWGTFYDNGLNLDFYGTVNNDNIIMTGLNLTYFYSLTDDVSVGQLLSNMSGISSEELPDRKIVPLKVEYGNNEITITSNNDNVNTTLAYHDIFSSSSDITHRNNLMYVNKGTTVIKMRYPYLWQGALVSAAGVVLMVVWLIVKRRNNN from the coding sequence TTGAAAAAGAAAAATAAAGCAATTTACCTGCTGTTTCTTATGCCATTCGTGTATTTTGCAACAGCATGTTTTGTTGTCTGGCTGGTAAAGACAAGTGGAATATATCCTTCAGGTTCAGATACTATGTATCATGTCTACAGAGGAGATTATGTATATAATGCGATTAAATCGGGCAACTGGTATCCTTTATATGATTCTGCATGGTATAACGGCGTGGAGATTTTAAGGTATTGGTCTCCATTTCCTGCTTATGTTATGGCATTTTGTCAGTATCTTGCGGGTGGAAGCCAGTTTGGTGCATATCTTTTTTATATAGGAGGAGTGTGTTTTTTAGGCGCATGTGTATGGCCATTTATCGGAAGAGGCTTTAACAGACCTTATCTGGGAGCATTTATCGGACTCCTCTGGTTCTTTATGCCTAATAATCTGTGTGCAATATTTATAGAAGGAAATCTTGCCAGAAGTCTCAGTATGATATTTCTGCCGGTATTCATATATTCTGTATATAAATATTTATACAATCATAAATTAAGATACATACCGCTTATGGTATTTACATTTTTACTTATGGAATTGTGTCATCTTGGATATGCTGGAATGGTGGCTATAGCTGTGATTATATATGGAATTGTTTATATGATACAGAAGGGCAGAAAGAAGGCAGTACTTGATGTTGTAATATCAATGATTTTTGGATTTATGCTGCTTGGAATATGGCTGGTTGCGTCCTTAAGAGGTGGAATAACTTCACTTGATAATTCTGAAAATATGGCTAATTTCTTCCAGAATTTATGGACAACAATTAATCCTTTTGAAAGATTAACAAGAGGTTTTGAATATTTTTATTTCGGATTTGCAGCTTTGGTTGTTATTGTATTTGGCATTTTATTTGGATATAAGAAATCGAGAACAGGCTTTGTAACAGGATTCATTATACTGCTTATGACAACTAAATCAGCATATGCCGTTTTGAAGCACTTGCCAGGAAGCCAGTATTTATGGATGTTAAGATTCATATCCATTGCATTATGTATGATTCTTATGAGCTTTCTTATGTGGGACAGGCTAAAGAAGACTCTGGTCTTGATGCTTTGCGTTTTACTGGTGGTAGATACTATACCATCTTTAAGCCTTATTGTTGGTGAACATAATGATATATCTGTTCAGGAAAGAATGGCAGCAAGACAGGACAGTACTCTTATTTCAAGTGCTCAGGCAGTCACAAAGCAGAGACTTGCCCTGATGGACGAGAGCATACTGGGGGCAACTGGTTCATGGCTGGTTTCTGATTATGGCAATCCGGTTGATGCTACATTTGGTGCAGGAAGAGAAGCTGCTAATACATCTGCTAATATAGTTAATCTTAACAAAGCATTTGCACAGGGAGATTTCCTGTATGTCTTCGACAGATGCTTAGAACTGGGTGATGATTCTGTACTTGTGAAAAAATCATTGCTTAAACAATATAATAATTCTTTATATGATCTTGAAGCAGCTGCGAATACGGTTGGATATAAGAAAGTGGAACAAAACAGTGATTATATTCTTTACCATATTGAAACACCTGACAACTGGGGAGTTATCAGCAGTTACAGGGCAGTTGCGATAGGCTCTGGGGCAGCAGCAATATCAATGCAGTTCCCTGCAGTTAAAACAGCAGATTCTGCTAATCTTAATGATTACACATATGAAGAACTGTCGGGATATAAAGAGGTGTTCCTGAATGGTTTTACATATGATGATAAAGAAACAGCAGAAGACCTTGTACTGCGTCTAAGCAGAGCAGGAGTTAAGGTGATTATATATGCCGATGGCATACCAAAGGATAAGCGTACACATAGTCAGAATTTCCTTGGCGTAACATGCAGTTTGATAACATTTCACAACGGATATCCGGATATGGATACAAGAATTGGAACGATATATCCAGATATGTTTCCTCAGGGACATACTACATGGAATACAGTGTATATTGATGGACTTGATACTGTGTGGGGAACTTTTTATGATAATGGATTGAATCTCGATTTTTATGGGACTGTTAATAACGATAATATTATAATGACTGGCCTTAATCTTACATATTTCTATAGTCTGACTGATGACGTATCTGTTGGACAGTTGCTTAGTAATATGAGTGGTATATCATCAGAGGAACTTCCAGACAGAAAGATAGTTCCTTTAAAGGTGGAATACGGAAACAATGAGATTACAATTACATCTAATAATGATAATGTTAATACAACACTTGCATATCACGATATATTCAGCTCTTCATCGGATATAACACATAGGAATAATCTTATGTATGTGAATAAGGGAACAACTGTTATTAAGATGAGATACCCGTATCTGTGGCAGGGGGCTTTAGTTAGTGCTGCAGGAGTTGTGTTAATGGTTGTGTGGCTGATTGTTAAAAGAAGAAATAACAATTAA
- a CDS encoding type II toxin-antitoxin system RelE family toxin: MIWGIEFLQEAEKDMKRLDHSVQIQVLKGTKKVSKNPLPVSQGSYGKPLGNKENTNLTNLMKIKFRDIGIRVVYKIEYVDEVMKIIVISARTDEQVYKEASKKRKEHNI, encoded by the coding sequence ATGATATGGGGGATTGAGTTTTTACAGGAAGCAGAGAAGGATATGAAAAGGCTCGACCATTCCGTTCAGATTCAGGTTCTTAAGGGGACAAAAAAGGTGAGTAAGAATCCATTGCCTGTAAGTCAAGGCAGTTATGGAAAGCCATTAGGGAATAAAGAAAATACTAATCTTACTAACTTGATGAAGATTAAGTTTAGGGATATAGGAATAAGAGTGGTATACAAGATAGAGTATGTCGATGAGGTTATGAAAATAATTGTTATTTCAGCGCGTACTGATGAGCAGGTTTATAAAGAAGCGTCAAAAAAAAGAAAAGAACATAATATTTAA
- a CDS encoding type II toxin-antitoxin system Phd/YefM family antitoxin: protein MAIATNILQCLIPISQFNKGQASKIFDRLHDEKELIVLKNNQPSAVILSPEEYTRLTEIEEDYYLLIEATKRIEDNGNKETVSMDYVMRNLGIDEKELENAEDIDIE, encoded by the coding sequence GTGGCAATAGCAACTAATATTTTACAATGTCTGATTCCAATTTCTCAATTTAATAAAGGTCAGGCTTCAAAGATATTTGACAGACTTCATGATGAAAAGGAGCTGATTGTTTTGAAGAATAATCAGCCATCAGCAGTTATTCTGTCACCAGAGGAATATACAAGACTAACGGAGATTGAAGAGGATTATTATCTTCTGATTGAAGCTACTAAGCGTATTGAAGATAATGGCAATAAAGAAACGGTTTCTATGGATTATGTTATGAGAAATCTTGGGATAGATGAAAAAGAGCTTGAAAATGCGGAGGATATTGATATCGAATGA
- a CDS encoding zinc ribbon domain-containing protein, with product MICSNCGADIGDNETACPYCGAMQYENSEQKYMKDLYNLNEGMEKLDKNTRKYIIKSTMKSVGIVCASIAAAVLAGSMFGYGSYKSMYNSSHNRKEIHQSLDWYNNNIGELNSLYEKRDYAGISELTDSYNGSSSVLEKWSHYNFINIYDYYYKRVADIYIMVQKGEKLSDYQFGTGFEESLDMIYFINNKNGYNYRRYEGCTAEEKETVDGWVAEAQNYLKNVAKATDKEINDMLNELYQNGYYDYKLGKSYEESFYKKYNEGGNN from the coding sequence ATGATATGTAGTAATTGTGGAGCAGATATAGGAGATAACGAGACAGCATGCCCATATTGTGGTGCTATGCAGTATGAGAATTCTGAACAGAAGTACATGAAAGACCTGTACAATCTGAATGAAGGAATGGAGAAGCTGGATAAGAATACCAGAAAATACATCATAAAAAGTACAATGAAAAGTGTAGGTATAGTATGTGCGTCAATAGCGGCAGCAGTTCTTGCCGGAAGTATGTTTGGATATGGTTCATATAAGAGCATGTATAATTCTTCACACAACAGGAAAGAGATACACCAGTCATTAGATTGGTACAATAATAATATAGGTGAACTTAATTCATTATATGAAAAGCGGGACTATGCAGGCATTTCAGAACTGACAGATAGTTATAATGGCAGTTCAAGTGTTTTGGAAAAGTGGAGTCATTACAATTTTATTAATATTTATGATTATTATTATAAAAGAGTGGCAGACATCTACATTATGGTTCAAAAAGGCGAAAAACTGAGTGATTATCAGTTTGGAACAGGCTTTGAAGAGTCACTTGACATGATATATTTCATTAATAATAAAAACGGATATAATTACCGTAGGTATGAGGGCTGTACGGCAGAAGAAAAAGAAACTGTGGACGGCTGGGTTGCAGAAGCACAGAATTATCTTAAGAATGTTGCAAAGGCGACGGACAAAGAAATTAATGATATGCTTAATGAATTGTATCAGAATGGCTATTATGATTACAAGCTTGGAAAGAGCTACGAAGAGTCATTTTATAAAAAATATAATGAAGGAGGGAACAACTGA
- the pdxT gene encoding pyridoxal 5'-phosphate synthase glutaminase subunit PdxT has product MKIGVLAVQGAFIEHEHIIEKIGHEVIEIRQRKDLEGIDGIILPGGESTVQGQLLRKLDMLDTIKSLIADGLPTLATCAGLILLAGRIDNDDSIHIGTLPVTVKRNAYGRQLGSFAITAPMKGFDEFPMTFIRAPYISSIKDNVDVLAAVDDRIVAVQYNNQIGLAFHPELSGDTRIHEYFISLCEK; this is encoded by the coding sequence ATGAAAATAGGCGTACTTGCTGTGCAGGGTGCATTCATTGAGCATGAACATATCATTGAAAAAATCGGACATGAAGTAATTGAAATACGTCAAAGAAAAGACCTTGAAGGAATTGACGGAATTATCCTTCCAGGTGGTGAAAGCACTGTTCAGGGACAGCTTCTAAGAAAGCTGGATATGCTTGATACAATTAAGTCTTTAATAGCAGATGGTCTTCCAACACTTGCAACCTGTGCCGGTCTGATTCTTTTAGCCGGACGCATTGACAATGACGACAGTATACATATTGGAACTCTGCCTGTCACTGTAAAAAGAAATGCATATGGAAGACAGTTAGGCAGCTTTGCAATAACTGCTCCTATGAAGGGCTTTGATGAATTTCCAATGACATTTATCCGTGCGCCATACATTTCATCAATTAAGGATAACGTTGATGTTCTTGCAGCTGTTGATGACAGAATTGTTGCTGTTCAATATAATAACCAGATTGGTCTTGCATTTCACCCTGAACTTTCAGGTGACACTAGAATTCATGAGTATTTTATATCACTCTGTGAAAAATAA